The following are encoded in a window of Oncorhynchus keta strain PuntledgeMale-10-30-2019 unplaced genomic scaffold, Oket_V2 Un_scaffold_9913_pilon_pilon, whole genome shotgun sequence genomic DNA:
- the LOC118382708 gene encoding NACHT, LRR and PYD domains-containing protein 3-like isoform X43, whose protein sequence is MKSDQSMGQPISFREGDFSTEQRNQQERSESDILSRQSSQSHQTDLASIFSLLEEKMMTFVKNELKMFKRILSPELPEGFESQKQDKEVVDAEDEKQESSAREGALKITLHILRKMNQKELADTLENYSDELAVICQRELKSNLKKKFQCVFEGIAKQGNPTLLSKIYTELYITEGGTGEVNNEHELKQIETTTRKQARPETAIKCNDIFIPLTGQDKLIRTVLTKGVAGIGKTVSVQKFILDWAEGKANQDVQFVFSFPFRELNLMKGENFTFIELINHFSMETKQSRISNYNKYKVLFIFDGLDECRLPLDFQKNKICCDVTESTSVDVLLTNLIKRNLLPSALLWITTRPAAANKIPSGCVDQVTEVRGFNDPQKEEYFRKRFSDEDLASRIISHIKTSRSLHIMCHIPVFCWISATVLEHMLKHKREEMPKTLTEMYTHLVEFHTKQKNEKYLGKEETGPHWNKESILSLGKLAFQQLVNGNQIFYEGDLKEAGIDVNEASVYSGLCTQLFKEECVLYQDTVYCFVHLSIQEFLAAVYVFLSFINNNENLMAEPQSTPRNLSALFRDKAKDTVYKSAVDKALQSETGNLDLFLRFLLGLSLESNQKHLQGLMTKTGNSSQTHDETVKYIKKKIRENPSPERSINLFHCLNELNDHSLVEEIQSYLSSGSLSDHNLSPAQWSALVFVLLTSEKELDVFDLKKYSRSEEGLLRLLPVVKASRAVLLSGCGVTEESCASLISVLSSNPSHLRELDLSNNDLKDSGVELLFAGLGNPHCKLETLRLSGCLVTEEGCASLVSALRSNPSHLRELDLSNNDLKDSGVKLFSAGLGNPHCKLETLRKAIKIIKDNNHPSHCLFTPLSSRRRGQYRCIITSRATACSPRYHPEGEVSTGASSPPEPLPVHPAIIQKERSVQVQHHHPSHCLFTPLSSRRRGQYRCIITTRATACSPRYHPEGEVSTGDFLQIFRTC, encoded by the exons ATGAAGAGTGACCAGTCTATGGGTCAACCTATATCCTTTAGAGAGGGAGACTTTTCTACTGAACAAAG AAACCAACAGGAGAGATCAGAGTCAGACATTCTCAGTCGTCAGTCTTCCCAGAGTCATCAAACAGACCTGGCCTCCATTTTCAGT TTGCTTGAAGAGAAAATGATGACATTTGTGAAGAATGAGCTGAAGATGTTCAAGAGGATTCTTAGTCCAGAACTCCCAGAAGGCTTTGAGAGTCAGAAGCAGGATAAGGAAGTGGTGGACGCTGAAGATGAGAAGCAGGAGAGCAGTGCCAGAGAGGGGGCTCTGAAGATCACACTGCACATCCTGAGGAAAATGAACCAGAAGGAGCTTGCTGACACACTAGAGAATT ATTCAGATGAGCTTGCTGTGATTTGCCAACGTGAACTCAAATCTAATCTAAAGAAGAAGTTTCAATGTGTATTTGAGGGGATCGCTAAACAAGGAAACCCAACACTTCTCAGTAAGatctacacagagctctacatcacAGAGGGTGGAACAGGAGAGGTCAATAATGAACATGAGCTGAAACAGATTGAGACAACAACCAGGAAACAAGCAAGACCAGAGACTGCAATCAAATGTAACGACATCTTCATACCCTTAACTGGACAAGACAAACTTATCAGAACTGTGCTGACAAAGGGAGTCGCTGGCATTGGAAAAACAGTCTCTGTGCAGAAGTTCATTCTGGACTGGGCTGAAGGAAAAGCAAATCAGGATGTCCAATTTGTATTTTCATTCCCTTTTCGGGAGCTAAATTTGATGAAAGGTGAAAATTTCACTTTCATTGAACTTATCAATCACTTCTCAATGGAAACCAAACAATCAAGAATCTCCAATTACAACAAGTACAAAGTTCTGTTCATCTTTGATGGTCTGGATGAGTGCCGACTGCCCCTAGACTTCCAGAAGAACAAGATCTGTTGTGACGTCACAGAGTCAACCTCAGTGGATGTTCTGCTGACAAATCTCATCAAGCGAaatctgcttccctctgctctcctctggataACTACCCGACCTGCAGCAGCCAATAAGATCCCTTCAGGGTGTGTTGACCAGGTGACAGAGGTACGAGGGTTCAATGACCCACAGAAGGAGGAGTACTTCAGGAAGAGATTCAGTGATGAGGACCTGGCCAGCAGAATCATCTCACACATAAAGACATCAAGGAGCCTCCACATCATGTGCCACATTCCAGTCTTCTGTTGGATTTCTGCAACAGTCCTTGAACACATGCTGAAAcataagagagaagagatgccCAAGACTCTGACTGAGATGTACACACACCTTGTGGAGTTTCATACCAAACAGAAGAATGAAAAGTATCTTGGGAAAGAAGAGACAGGTCCACACTGGAATAAAGAGAGCATTCTGTCACTGGGAAAACTGGCTTTTCAACAGCTTGTGAATGGCAATCAGATTTTCTATGAAGGAGACCTGAAAGAGGCTGGCATTGATGTCAATGAAGCCTCAGTGTACTCAGGATTGTGCACACAACTATTTAAAGAGGAATGTGTGCTGTACCAGGACACGGTGTACTGCTTTGTTCATCTGAGCATTCAGGAGTTTCTGGCTGCTGTATATGTGTTCCTCTCATTCATCAACAACAATGAGAATCTAATGGCTGAACCGCAATCAACGCCCAGGAACCTTTCTGCGCTGTTCAGAGACAAGGCTAAAGATACTGTCTACAAGAGTGCTGTGGATAAAGCCTTACAAAGTGAGACGGGAAACCTGGACCTTTTCCTCCGCTTCCTTCTGGGCCTCTCACTGGAGTCCAATCAGAAGCACTTACAAGGTCTAAtgacaaagacaggaaacagctCACAGACCCATGACGAAACAGTCAAGTACATCAAGAAGAAGATCAGGGAGAATCCCTCTCCAGAGAGGAGCATCAATCTGTTCCACTGTCTGAATGAACTGAATGACCattctctagtggaggagatccaAAGCTACCTGAGCTCAGGAAGTCTCTCAGATCACAACCTGTCACCTGCACAGTGGTCAGCTCTGGTCTTTGTGTTGCTGACTTCAGAAAAGGAGCTGGATGTGTTTGACctgaagaaatactccagatcagaggaaggtctTCTGAGGCTGCTGCCAGTGGTCAAAGCCTCCAGAGCTGTTCT gctgtcaggctgtggaGTCACAGAGGAAAGCTGTGCTTCTCTGATCTCAGTTCTCAGTTccaacccctcacacctgagagagctggatctgagtaacaatgacctgaaggattcaggagtgGAGCTGCTCTTTGCTGGACTGgggaatccccactgtaaactggagactctgag gctgtcaggctgtcttgtcacagaggaaggctgtgcttctctggtctcagctctgaggtcaaacccctcacacctgagagagctggatctcagtaacaatgacctgaaggattcaggagtgaagctgttctctgctggactggggaatccccactgtaaactggagactctgag aaaggccataaagatcatcaaggacaacaaccacccgagccactgcctgttcaccccgttatcatccagaaggagaggtcagtacaggtgcatcatcacctcccgagccactgcctgttcaccccgctatcatccagaaggagaggtcagtacag gtgcatcatcaccacccgagccactgcctgttcaccccgctatcatccagaaggagag gtcagtacaggtgcaacatcaccacccgagccactgcctgttcaccccgctatcatccagaaggagag gtcagtacaggtgcatcatcaccacccgagccactgcctgttcaccccgctatcatccagaaggagaggtcagtacaggtgattTCCTCCAGATATTTAGAACCTGTtga
- the LOC118382708 gene encoding NACHT, LRR and PYD domains-containing protein 3-like isoform X31 produces MKSDQSMGQPISFREGDFSTEQRNQQERSESDILSRQSSQSHQTDLASIFSLLEEKMMTFVKNELKMFKRILSPELPEGFESQKQDKEVVDAEDEKQESSAREGALKITLHILRKMNQKELADTLENYSDELAVICQRELKSNLKKKFQCVFEGIAKQGNPTLLSKIYTELYITEGGTGEVNNEHELKQIETTTRKQARPETAIKCNDIFIPLTGQDKLIRTVLTKGVAGIGKTVSVQKFILDWAEGKANQDVQFVFSFPFRELNLMKGENFTFIELINHFSMETKQSRISNYNKYKVLFIFDGLDECRLPLDFQKNKICCDVTESTSVDVLLTNLIKRNLLPSALLWITTRPAAANKIPSGCVDQVTEVRGFNDPQKEEYFRKRFSDEDLASRIISHIKTSRSLHIMCHIPVFCWISATVLEHMLKHKREEMPKTLTEMYTHLVEFHTKQKNEKYLGKEETGPHWNKESILSLGKLAFQQLVNGNQIFYEGDLKEAGIDVNEASVYSGLCTQLFKEECVLYQDTVYCFVHLSIQEFLAAVYVFLSFINNNENLMAEPQSTPRNLSALFRDKAKDTVYKSAVDKALQSETGNLDLFLRFLLGLSLESNQKHLQGLMTKTGNSSQTHDETVKYIKKKIRENPSPERSINLFHCLNELNDHSLVEEIQSYLSSGSLSDHNLSPAQWSALVFVLLTSEKELDVFDLKKYSRSEEGLLRLLPVVKASRAVLLSGCGVTEESCASLISVLSSNPSHLRELDLSNNDLKDSGVELLFAGLGNPHCKLETLRLSGCLVTEEGCASLVSALRSNPSHLRELDLSNNDLKDSGVKLFSAGLGNPHCKLETLRKAIKIIKDNNHPSHCLFTPLSSRRRGQYRCIITSRATACSPRYHPEGEVSTGASSPPEPLPVHPAIIQKERSVQVQHHHPSHCLFTPLSSRRRGQYRCNITTRSTACSPRYHPEGEVSTGASSPPEPLSVHPAIIQKERSVQVHHHHHPIHCLFTLLSSRRRGQYRCIITTRATACSPRYHPEGEVSTGDFLQIFRTC; encoded by the exons ATGAAGAGTGACCAGTCTATGGGTCAACCTATATCCTTTAGAGAGGGAGACTTTTCTACTGAACAAAG AAACCAACAGGAGAGATCAGAGTCAGACATTCTCAGTCGTCAGTCTTCCCAGAGTCATCAAACAGACCTGGCCTCCATTTTCAGT TTGCTTGAAGAGAAAATGATGACATTTGTGAAGAATGAGCTGAAGATGTTCAAGAGGATTCTTAGTCCAGAACTCCCAGAAGGCTTTGAGAGTCAGAAGCAGGATAAGGAAGTGGTGGACGCTGAAGATGAGAAGCAGGAGAGCAGTGCCAGAGAGGGGGCTCTGAAGATCACACTGCACATCCTGAGGAAAATGAACCAGAAGGAGCTTGCTGACACACTAGAGAATT ATTCAGATGAGCTTGCTGTGATTTGCCAACGTGAACTCAAATCTAATCTAAAGAAGAAGTTTCAATGTGTATTTGAGGGGATCGCTAAACAAGGAAACCCAACACTTCTCAGTAAGatctacacagagctctacatcacAGAGGGTGGAACAGGAGAGGTCAATAATGAACATGAGCTGAAACAGATTGAGACAACAACCAGGAAACAAGCAAGACCAGAGACTGCAATCAAATGTAACGACATCTTCATACCCTTAACTGGACAAGACAAACTTATCAGAACTGTGCTGACAAAGGGAGTCGCTGGCATTGGAAAAACAGTCTCTGTGCAGAAGTTCATTCTGGACTGGGCTGAAGGAAAAGCAAATCAGGATGTCCAATTTGTATTTTCATTCCCTTTTCGGGAGCTAAATTTGATGAAAGGTGAAAATTTCACTTTCATTGAACTTATCAATCACTTCTCAATGGAAACCAAACAATCAAGAATCTCCAATTACAACAAGTACAAAGTTCTGTTCATCTTTGATGGTCTGGATGAGTGCCGACTGCCCCTAGACTTCCAGAAGAACAAGATCTGTTGTGACGTCACAGAGTCAACCTCAGTGGATGTTCTGCTGACAAATCTCATCAAGCGAaatctgcttccctctgctctcctctggataACTACCCGACCTGCAGCAGCCAATAAGATCCCTTCAGGGTGTGTTGACCAGGTGACAGAGGTACGAGGGTTCAATGACCCACAGAAGGAGGAGTACTTCAGGAAGAGATTCAGTGATGAGGACCTGGCCAGCAGAATCATCTCACACATAAAGACATCAAGGAGCCTCCACATCATGTGCCACATTCCAGTCTTCTGTTGGATTTCTGCAACAGTCCTTGAACACATGCTGAAAcataagagagaagagatgccCAAGACTCTGACTGAGATGTACACACACCTTGTGGAGTTTCATACCAAACAGAAGAATGAAAAGTATCTTGGGAAAGAAGAGACAGGTCCACACTGGAATAAAGAGAGCATTCTGTCACTGGGAAAACTGGCTTTTCAACAGCTTGTGAATGGCAATCAGATTTTCTATGAAGGAGACCTGAAAGAGGCTGGCATTGATGTCAATGAAGCCTCAGTGTACTCAGGATTGTGCACACAACTATTTAAAGAGGAATGTGTGCTGTACCAGGACACGGTGTACTGCTTTGTTCATCTGAGCATTCAGGAGTTTCTGGCTGCTGTATATGTGTTCCTCTCATTCATCAACAACAATGAGAATCTAATGGCTGAACCGCAATCAACGCCCAGGAACCTTTCTGCGCTGTTCAGAGACAAGGCTAAAGATACTGTCTACAAGAGTGCTGTGGATAAAGCCTTACAAAGTGAGACGGGAAACCTGGACCTTTTCCTCCGCTTCCTTCTGGGCCTCTCACTGGAGTCCAATCAGAAGCACTTACAAGGTCTAAtgacaaagacaggaaacagctCACAGACCCATGACGAAACAGTCAAGTACATCAAGAAGAAGATCAGGGAGAATCCCTCTCCAGAGAGGAGCATCAATCTGTTCCACTGTCTGAATGAACTGAATGACCattctctagtggaggagatccaAAGCTACCTGAGCTCAGGAAGTCTCTCAGATCACAACCTGTCACCTGCACAGTGGTCAGCTCTGGTCTTTGTGTTGCTGACTTCAGAAAAGGAGCTGGATGTGTTTGACctgaagaaatactccagatcagaggaaggtctTCTGAGGCTGCTGCCAGTGGTCAAAGCCTCCAGAGCTGTTCT gctgtcaggctgtggaGTCACAGAGGAAAGCTGTGCTTCTCTGATCTCAGTTCTCAGTTccaacccctcacacctgagagagctggatctgagtaacaatgacctgaaggattcaggagtgGAGCTGCTCTTTGCTGGACTGgggaatccccactgtaaactggagactctgag gctgtcaggctgtcttgtcacagaggaaggctgtgcttctctggtctcagctctgaggtcaaacccctcacacctgagagagctggatctcagtaacaatgacctgaaggattcaggagtgaagctgttctctgctggactggggaatccccactgtaaactggagactctgag aaaggccataaagatcatcaaggacaacaaccacccgagccactgcctgttcaccccgttatcatccagaaggagaggtcagtacaggtgcatcatcacctcccgagccactgcctgttcaccccgctatcatccagaaggagaggtcagtacag gtgcatcatcaccacccgagccactgcctgttcaccccgctatcatccagaaggagag gtcagtacaggtgcaacatcaccacccgagccactgcctgttcaccccgctatcatccagaaggagag gtcagtacaggtgcaacaTCACCACCCgatccactgcctgttcaccccgctatcatccagaaggagaggtcagtacaggtgcatcatcacctcccgagccactgtctgttcaccccgctatcatccagaaggagaggtcagtacaggtgcatcatcatcaccacccgatccactgcctgttcaccctgctatcatccagaaggagaggtcagtacaggtgcatcatcaccacccgagccactgcctgttcaccccgctatcatccagaaggagaggtcagtacaggtgattTCCTCCAGATATTTAGAACCTGTtga
- the LOC118382708 gene encoding NACHT, LRR and PYD domains-containing protein 3-like isoform X40, with amino-acid sequence MKSDQSMGQPISFREGDFSTEQRNQQERSESDILSRQSSQSHQTDLASIFSLLEEKMMTFVKNELKMFKRILSPELPEGFESQKQDKEVVDAEDEKQESSAREGALKITLHILRKMNQKELADTLENYSDELAVICQRELKSNLKKKFQCVFEGIAKQGNPTLLSKIYTELYITEGGTGEVNNEHELKQIETTTRKQARPETAIKCNDIFIPLTGQDKLIRTVLTKGVAGIGKTVSVQKFILDWAEGKANQDVQFVFSFPFRELNLMKGENFTFIELINHFSMETKQSRISNYNKYKVLFIFDGLDECRLPLDFQKNKICCDVTESTSVDVLLTNLIKRNLLPSALLWITTRPAAANKIPSGCVDQVTEVRGFNDPQKEEYFRKRFSDEDLASRIISHIKTSRSLHIMCHIPVFCWISATVLEHMLKHKREEMPKTLTEMYTHLVEFHTKQKNEKYLGKEETGPHWNKESILSLGKLAFQQLVNGNQIFYEGDLKEAGIDVNEASVYSGLCTQLFKEECVLYQDTVYCFVHLSIQEFLAAVYVFLSFINNNENLMAEPQSTPRNLSALFRDKAKDTVYKSAVDKALQSETGNLDLFLRFLLGLSLESNQKHLQGLMTKTGNSSQTHDETVKYIKKKIRENPSPERSINLFHCLNELNDHSLVEEIQSYLSSGSLSDHNLSPAQWSALVFVLLTSEKELDVFDLKKYSRSEEGLLRLLPVVKASRAVLLSGCGVTEESCASLISVLSSNPSHLRELDLSNNDLKDSGVELLFAGLGNPHCKLETLRLSGCLVTEEGCASLVSALRSNPSHLRELDLSNNDLKDSGVKLFSAGLGNPHCKLETLRKAIKIIKDNNHPSHCLFTPLSSRRRGQYRCIITSRATACSPRYHPEGEVSTGASSPPEPLPVHPAIIQKEGSVQVHHHHPSHCLFTPLSSRRRVQVQHHHPSHCLFTPLSSRRRVQVHHHHPSHCLFTPLSSRRRGQYR; translated from the exons ATGAAGAGTGACCAGTCTATGGGTCAACCTATATCCTTTAGAGAGGGAGACTTTTCTACTGAACAAAG AAACCAACAGGAGAGATCAGAGTCAGACATTCTCAGTCGTCAGTCTTCCCAGAGTCATCAAACAGACCTGGCCTCCATTTTCAGT TTGCTTGAAGAGAAAATGATGACATTTGTGAAGAATGAGCTGAAGATGTTCAAGAGGATTCTTAGTCCAGAACTCCCAGAAGGCTTTGAGAGTCAGAAGCAGGATAAGGAAGTGGTGGACGCTGAAGATGAGAAGCAGGAGAGCAGTGCCAGAGAGGGGGCTCTGAAGATCACACTGCACATCCTGAGGAAAATGAACCAGAAGGAGCTTGCTGACACACTAGAGAATT ATTCAGATGAGCTTGCTGTGATTTGCCAACGTGAACTCAAATCTAATCTAAAGAAGAAGTTTCAATGTGTATTTGAGGGGATCGCTAAACAAGGAAACCCAACACTTCTCAGTAAGatctacacagagctctacatcacAGAGGGTGGAACAGGAGAGGTCAATAATGAACATGAGCTGAAACAGATTGAGACAACAACCAGGAAACAAGCAAGACCAGAGACTGCAATCAAATGTAACGACATCTTCATACCCTTAACTGGACAAGACAAACTTATCAGAACTGTGCTGACAAAGGGAGTCGCTGGCATTGGAAAAACAGTCTCTGTGCAGAAGTTCATTCTGGACTGGGCTGAAGGAAAAGCAAATCAGGATGTCCAATTTGTATTTTCATTCCCTTTTCGGGAGCTAAATTTGATGAAAGGTGAAAATTTCACTTTCATTGAACTTATCAATCACTTCTCAATGGAAACCAAACAATCAAGAATCTCCAATTACAACAAGTACAAAGTTCTGTTCATCTTTGATGGTCTGGATGAGTGCCGACTGCCCCTAGACTTCCAGAAGAACAAGATCTGTTGTGACGTCACAGAGTCAACCTCAGTGGATGTTCTGCTGACAAATCTCATCAAGCGAaatctgcttccctctgctctcctctggataACTACCCGACCTGCAGCAGCCAATAAGATCCCTTCAGGGTGTGTTGACCAGGTGACAGAGGTACGAGGGTTCAATGACCCACAGAAGGAGGAGTACTTCAGGAAGAGATTCAGTGATGAGGACCTGGCCAGCAGAATCATCTCACACATAAAGACATCAAGGAGCCTCCACATCATGTGCCACATTCCAGTCTTCTGTTGGATTTCTGCAACAGTCCTTGAACACATGCTGAAAcataagagagaagagatgccCAAGACTCTGACTGAGATGTACACACACCTTGTGGAGTTTCATACCAAACAGAAGAATGAAAAGTATCTTGGGAAAGAAGAGACAGGTCCACACTGGAATAAAGAGAGCATTCTGTCACTGGGAAAACTGGCTTTTCAACAGCTTGTGAATGGCAATCAGATTTTCTATGAAGGAGACCTGAAAGAGGCTGGCATTGATGTCAATGAAGCCTCAGTGTACTCAGGATTGTGCACACAACTATTTAAAGAGGAATGTGTGCTGTACCAGGACACGGTGTACTGCTTTGTTCATCTGAGCATTCAGGAGTTTCTGGCTGCTGTATATGTGTTCCTCTCATTCATCAACAACAATGAGAATCTAATGGCTGAACCGCAATCAACGCCCAGGAACCTTTCTGCGCTGTTCAGAGACAAGGCTAAAGATACTGTCTACAAGAGTGCTGTGGATAAAGCCTTACAAAGTGAGACGGGAAACCTGGACCTTTTCCTCCGCTTCCTTCTGGGCCTCTCACTGGAGTCCAATCAGAAGCACTTACAAGGTCTAAtgacaaagacaggaaacagctCACAGACCCATGACGAAACAGTCAAGTACATCAAGAAGAAGATCAGGGAGAATCCCTCTCCAGAGAGGAGCATCAATCTGTTCCACTGTCTGAATGAACTGAATGACCattctctagtggaggagatccaAAGCTACCTGAGCTCAGGAAGTCTCTCAGATCACAACCTGTCACCTGCACAGTGGTCAGCTCTGGTCTTTGTGTTGCTGACTTCAGAAAAGGAGCTGGATGTGTTTGACctgaagaaatactccagatcagaggaaggtctTCTGAGGCTGCTGCCAGTGGTCAAAGCCTCCAGAGCTGTTCT gctgtcaggctgtggaGTCACAGAGGAAAGCTGTGCTTCTCTGATCTCAGTTCTCAGTTccaacccctcacacctgagagagctggatctgagtaacaatgacctgaaggattcaggagtgGAGCTGCTCTTTGCTGGACTGgggaatccccactgtaaactggagactctgag gctgtcaggctgtcttgtcacagaggaaggctgtgcttctctggtctcagctctgaggtcaaacccctcacacctgagagagctggatctcagtaacaatgacctgaaggattcaggagtgaagctgttctctgctggactggggaatccccactgtaaactggagactctgag aaaggccataaagatcatcaaggacaacaaccacccgagccactgcctgttcaccccgttatcatccagaaggagaggtcagtacaggtgcatcatcacctcccgagccactgcctgttcaccccgctatcatccagaaggagaggtcagtacaggtgcatcatcaccacccgagccactgcctgttcaccccgctatcatccagaaggaggggtcagtacaggtgcatcatcaccacccgagccactgcctgttcaccccgctatcatccagaaggagag tacaggtgcaacatcaccacccgagccactgcctgttcaccccgctatcatccagaaggagag tacaggtgcatcatcaccacccgagccactgcctgttcaccccgctatcatccagaaggagaggtcagtacaggtga